The following coding sequences lie in one Synechococcus sp. PCC 7336 genomic window:
- a CDS encoding glutathione S-transferase family protein, with amino-acid sequence MGLLVDGIWHDQWYDTKSTGGRFVRKASQFRHWVTPDGSPGPTGKGGFKAEGDRYHLYVSHACPWAHRTMIFRALKGLEDLISISVVNWYMAEKGWTFDPADGVIPDSINQAQYLHQVYTKADPTYTGRVTVPVLWDTHTHTIVNNESSEIIRMFNSAFDGLGAKPGDYYPEPLRAEIDALNDRIYDTVNNGVYKSGFATTQAAYEQAVKPLFDTLDWLEERLGKTRYLTGDRLTEADWRLFTTLVRFDPVYVGHFKCNIRRIVDYLNLWGYLRDLYQTPGVAETVHFDHLKGHYYASHETINPTRIVPVGPEIDFMAPHDRHQLGG; translated from the coding sequence ATGGGACTGCTCGTTGATGGCATTTGGCACGACCAATGGTACGACACCAAAAGCACGGGCGGACGCTTCGTGCGCAAAGCTTCCCAATTTCGCCATTGGGTTACCCCCGACGGCAGCCCCGGCCCCACAGGCAAAGGGGGATTTAAGGCGGAAGGCGATCGCTATCACCTCTATGTCTCCCATGCCTGCCCCTGGGCCCACCGCACGATGATTTTCAGAGCCCTCAAAGGCTTAGAAGACCTCATTTCCATTTCGGTGGTGAATTGGTATATGGCAGAAAAGGGCTGGACCTTCGACCCCGCCGACGGCGTCATTCCCGATTCCATCAACCAAGCCCAATACCTCCACCAGGTCTACACCAAAGCCGACCCCACCTACACCGGACGAGTCACCGTCCCCGTTCTGTGGGACACCCACACCCACACCATCGTCAACAACGAATCCTCCGAAATCATTCGCATGTTCAACAGTGCCTTCGACGGGCTGGGGGCCAAACCGGGAGACTATTATCCCGAGCCATTGCGCGCCGAAATCGACGCCCTCAACGATCGCATCTACGACACCGTCAACAACGGCGTCTACAAATCTGGATTCGCCACCACCCAAGCCGCCTACGAACAAGCGGTCAAACCCCTATTCGACACCCTCGATTGGCTAGAAGAACGCCTGGGCAAAACGCGGTACTTAACTGGCGATCGCCTCACAGAAGCCGATTGGCGCTTGTTCACCACCCTCGTGCGCTTCGATCCGGTATACGTGGGTCACTTCAAATGCAACATTCGCCGCATTGTGGATTATCTCAACCTGTGGGGCTACCTGCGGGACTTATACCAAACCCCCGGCGTTGCCGAAACCGTTCATTTCGACCACCTCAAGGGTCACTATTACGCCAGCCACGAGACCATCAACCCCACGCGCATCGTGCCCGTAGGACCGGAGATCGACTTTATGGCCCCCCACGATCGCCACCAGTTAGGTGGCTAA
- a CDS encoding ribbon-helix-helix protein, CopG family: protein MLNTCIHLERDIATSIRLSSEIEQRLDLLAKQTGRTKAYYLRQLIEQGLEELEDYYLAADVLERVRKGQEQVHSAANVRKDLGLDD, encoded by the coding sequence ATGCTGAATACATGTATTCATTTGGAGCGAGACATAGCTACTTCGATTCGCCTTTCCTCAGAAATCGAGCAGAGGCTCGACCTCCTGGCCAAGCAGACTGGTCGCACCAAGGCTTATTACCTACGTCAACTCATTGAGCAGGGACTTGAGGAGTTAGAAGACTACTACCTCGCCGCTGACGTGCTAGAGCGCGTCCGCAAGGGGCAAGAGCAGGTTCATTCTGCGGCTAATGTGAGGAAAGACCTTGGCCTGGACGATTGA
- a CDS encoding type II toxin-antitoxin system RelE/ParE family toxin codes for MAWTIEYTDTAKKQLRKLDKQRARRILDYMDERVAEREDPRSTGKALTGALGGLWRYRVGDCRIICDIQDKALLVLVVRLGDRREVYR; via the coding sequence TTGGCCTGGACGATTGAGTACACTGACACGGCCAAAAAACAACTGCGGAAGCTCGATAAGCAAAGGGCAAGACGCATCCTCGATTATATGGATGAGCGCGTTGCTGAGAGAGAAGACCCTCGCAGCACTGGTAAAGCATTAACCGGCGCACTTGGAGGTTTATGGCGTTACCGCGTGGGGGATTGTCGGATTATCTGCGATATCCAGGACAAAGCATTGCTCGTTCTGGTGGTTAGACTCGGCGATCGCCGAGAGGTCTATCGATAA
- the clpS gene encoding ATP-dependent Clp protease adapter ClpS encodes MPVEAPVKPQSAPSRNLDRSRERYPNYKVIVLDDDFNTIQHVQKCLLKYIPNMNPTLAYELTMQVHHQGQAIVWVGPQEPAELYHTQLKREGLTMAPLEPAN; translated from the coding sequence ATGCCGGTTGAAGCTCCTGTCAAACCCCAGTCTGCCCCCAGTCGAAACCTAGACCGATCGAGGGAACGGTACCCCAACTATAAAGTGATCGTATTGGATGACGATTTCAATACGATCCAGCACGTCCAAAAATGTCTGCTGAAATATATTCCTAATATGAATCCAACTCTGGCCTACGAGTTGACAATGCAAGTCCATCACCAGGGGCAAGCAATTGTTTGGGTGGGGCCTCAAGAGCCTGCAGAGTTATATCATACACAACTCAAACGAGAAGGATTGACCATGGCTCCCCTCGAACCCGCAAATTAA
- a CDS encoding FHA domain-containing protein, which translates to MLVRESSIRVAPISSMADRNESFTPQSCRHILSVEDCDGLRDHALGAPKYFIGRDIANDICLNSQFASRYHALLLRVPAEREGEYFYRLLDGDLEGKPSTNGLTVNGLKVSAHELHEGDEISFGPDAKATYRVECLSADAK; encoded by the coding sequence GTGTTAGTACGTGAATCCAGCATCAGAGTTGCACCGATCTCCAGCATGGCCGATCGAAACGAGTCCTTTACTCCCCAATCCTGCCGACATATCTTGTCGGTAGAAGACTGCGACGGCTTGCGCGACCACGCGCTCGGAGCCCCGAAGTATTTTATTGGGCGCGATATTGCTAACGATATTTGTTTAAACTCTCAATTTGCTTCTCGCTATCACGCTTTGCTCCTGAGGGTGCCCGCCGAACGAGAAGGAGAGTATTTCTACCGCCTTCTAGATGGAGATCTAGAGGGGAAGCCGAGCACGAATGGTTTGACGGTCAACGGCCTGAAAGTCAGTGCCCACGAGCTGCACGAGGGCGACGAGATCTCGTTTGGCCCGGATGCAAAGGCGACCTACCGAGTCGAGTGTCTGTCTGCTGATGCCAAATAG
- a CDS encoding sodium:proton antiporter — MSPLLTSWLWILLGGFIAGQLARRLGAPPLLGAILVGLALGWGQAIAPEVLEQAAAPRTLAVTIVLMRAGLGLDRSKLAQQGTVALRLGVLPGACEAIAIAAISTRLLGFDWPTGLLLGCIVGAESPAVIVPGMLRLKSTGWGVTKGIADAILTGSALSDALLLLVFSLLLNLLTQGSIPQLALPGGWSLNAAQLLPLQVLLQVGLGVAIGYGVAWGLVRLLAQQRWTQNATQDLLVAAGISLLLVLLAQRWPYFSGYLAAMSMGFFLIELDAPLARRLRAGFNGLWVVAEIALFVLLGASLDLAVLGDRLLSGLAVLTVGLLLGRTAGWYLSTVGSDWTWRERLYLLPGNSAKATVQAAIGAVPLSQGLAGGETILAIAALSILVTAPLGAWAIPFFAPKLLQRGTVDPAKVALSERTRVLAAVDTSALATSVLLEAANFARRTDGDAILLHVCVTDNREQLQSLHSLASPLLADIRYRWIAIEGSIPETIVQVARDCQATNIVMGRRGHRDRILLGSVSQAVLETSPLPVMLVEDRDRTQV, encoded by the coding sequence ATGTCGCCCCTATTGACCAGTTGGTTGTGGATTTTGCTGGGGGGATTCATCGCCGGACAGCTTGCCCGACGTCTGGGAGCTCCCCCATTACTGGGAGCTATTCTTGTTGGGCTGGCCTTGGGCTGGGGACAGGCGATCGCCCCAGAGGTGTTGGAGCAAGCCGCTGCGCCCCGCACCCTCGCAGTCACGATTGTGCTGATGCGGGCGGGATTGGGGCTCGATCGCAGTAAACTCGCCCAGCAGGGGACGGTAGCCTTGAGACTGGGGGTTTTGCCAGGAGCCTGCGAAGCGATCGCTATTGCAGCCATTTCCACCCGCTTGCTGGGTTTCGATTGGCCCACAGGACTGCTGTTGGGCTGCATTGTTGGGGCTGAGTCGCCTGCCGTGATCGTGCCGGGGATGTTGCGTCTCAAAAGCACTGGCTGGGGGGTAACCAAAGGAATCGCCGATGCAATTTTAACGGGGAGTGCCCTCTCCGATGCCCTACTCCTCTTAGTTTTCAGTCTTCTGCTCAACCTACTGACCCAAGGAAGCATCCCACAACTCGCTCTGCCGGGAGGTTGGTCCCTCAACGCTGCCCAACTGTTACCGCTGCAAGTCCTCCTGCAGGTGGGGTTGGGAGTTGCGATCGGATACGGGGTGGCCTGGGGGTTAGTCCGACTGTTGGCCCAGCAGCGATGGACTCAGAACGCTACTCAGGATCTGCTAGTGGCAGCGGGAATCTCGCTGCTGTTGGTGTTACTGGCTCAAAGATGGCCCTACTTCTCCGGCTATTTGGCGGCGATGTCGATGGGATTTTTCCTGATTGAATTGGATGCACCGCTGGCACGGCGATTGCGTGCGGGCTTTAACGGCCTCTGGGTGGTGGCCGAAATCGCTCTGTTTGTGCTGCTGGGAGCCAGTCTCGATCTGGCGGTGTTGGGCGATCGCCTCTTATCGGGACTCGCAGTCTTGACAGTTGGCCTGTTGCTCGGGCGAACGGCGGGATGGTATCTCTCCACTGTCGGCAGCGACTGGACGTGGCGGGAGCGGCTGTATTTACTGCCGGGGAATTCGGCCAAAGCGACAGTGCAAGCGGCCATTGGGGCAGTGCCCCTGTCGCAGGGGCTGGCGGGGGGCGAGACGATTTTGGCGATCGCAGCTCTCTCCATCCTCGTCACTGCACCGCTGGGGGCCTGGGCAATCCCATTTTTTGCCCCCAAATTGCTGCAGCGAGGGACAGTAGATCCCGCCAAAGTCGCGCTCTCGGAGCGGACGCGGGTGCTGGCAGCCGTGGATACCTCAGCGCTGGCGACATCCGTCTTACTGGAAGCCGCTAACTTTGCTCGCCGCACCGATGGAGACGCCATCCTACTGCACGTCTGCGTCACAGATAACCGCGAACAACTGCAATCCCTCCATTCACTCGCCAGCCCACTGTTGGCCGATATCCGCTACCGCTGGATCGCGATCGAGGGCAGCATTCCCGAAACCATCGTGCAGGTGGCCCGCGACTGTCAGGCCACCAATATCGTCATGGGCCGTCGGGGGCACCGCGATCGCATTCTGTTGGGGTCAGTCTCTCAAGCCGTGCTCGAAACCAGCCCATTGCCTGTAATGCTCGTGGAGGATCGCGATCGAACTCAGGTCTAA
- a CDS encoding amino acid permease, with amino-acid sequence MKFPLPRWRSPSASPASSDTATTAGLGAFGGVYTPSILTILGVIMYLRFGWVVGNVGLLGTLVIVTLSTSITFLTSLSVCAIATDRVVRVGGAYYMVSRALGIETGGAVGIPLYFAQALSVALYTIGFAESVTLSFGNLNLTLVALVTTLAVAVLALTSAEAAIKAQYAIMAAIALSLILLVFGHPLDPTETTSAVAVGVTETTSFWRVFAVFFPAVTGIMAGINLSGDLKDPSRAIPLGTLAAVATGYVIYLIVPIVLAARVDTATLIADSLVMRRIAAWGPAILLGVWGATLSSAIGSLLGAPRVLQALARDGVLPRWMRILGTGSGPNDEPRIGTMVTLGVALAAVSIGDLNAIAPVLTMFFLTTYLVLNVAAGIEGFVQSPSFRPTFPVAWWLSLLGAVGCIIVMLAIDPAATVVAATIVLVIYFWLQQRSLIATWGDARNGLRLALLREGIFQLDPAAEDPRSWRPNILALTGTPKKRWALVEFADALVHNRGFITIASILPSGSRDAAQKTNMESTIRDYLEKRGVQALVRVIAAPDPLDGALQLVEAYGIGPLVPNTVVLGANGEPDRRERYCQTIADIHWAGRSVVVLRENEARGFGRRQKIDVWWRGLQGNGALMLLLADLLRNDVAWRNAEICLNLVVADENAAQSAAANLADLIRQLRVSRARSQVVVAEGRSFDTILAETSRHADLVFLGMAQPDESFAERYTELEERAAQLPTTVFVLADPDFAFQDILSAQ; translated from the coding sequence ATGAAATTTCCGCTCCCTCGGTGGCGATCGCCCTCCGCCAGCCCTGCAAGCAGCGACACTGCCACCACCGCTGGTTTAGGCGCATTTGGTGGCGTTTACACCCCCTCTATCCTCACCATTCTGGGCGTGATCATGTATCTGCGCTTCGGCTGGGTCGTGGGTAACGTGGGGCTGCTCGGCACTTTGGTCATCGTCACACTGTCCACCTCGATTACGTTTTTGACCTCCCTCTCCGTCTGCGCGATCGCCACCGATCGCGTGGTGCGCGTCGGCGGTGCTTACTACATGGTCAGTCGCGCCCTCGGCATCGAGACCGGCGGAGCTGTGGGAATTCCCCTTTATTTCGCCCAAGCACTGTCGGTGGCCCTCTATACCATTGGCTTTGCCGAAAGTGTGACCCTCTCGTTTGGCAATCTCAATTTGACCCTCGTTGCCCTCGTAACAACCCTAGCAGTTGCAGTCTTGGCCCTCACCTCTGCCGAAGCTGCCATTAAAGCACAGTACGCGATTATGGCAGCGATCGCCCTTTCCCTAATCTTGCTGGTATTCGGCCATCCCCTCGACCCTACTGAAACGACGAGTGCTGTGGCTGTGGGAGTGACGGAGACAACCTCGTTTTGGCGCGTGTTTGCCGTGTTCTTTCCCGCCGTCACCGGCATTATGGCAGGGATTAATTTGTCTGGCGATCTGAAAGACCCCAGCCGTGCCATCCCGCTCGGAACCCTCGCTGCAGTGGCTACGGGATACGTTATCTACCTGATTGTGCCGATTGTTTTGGCTGCGCGGGTAGACACAGCGACGCTCATTGCCGATTCGTTGGTGATGCGCCGGATTGCGGCATGGGGACCGGCCATTTTACTGGGGGTTTGGGGGGCGACCCTGTCCAGTGCGATCGGTAGCCTGTTGGGCGCACCGAGGGTATTGCAGGCGCTGGCCCGCGATGGCGTATTGCCTCGCTGGATGCGGATCTTGGGGACGGGCAGTGGCCCGAACGACGAACCTCGCATCGGCACGATGGTGACACTGGGGGTGGCCCTAGCTGCGGTGAGTATTGGGGATTTGAATGCGATCGCCCCCGTACTGACAATGTTTTTTCTCACCACCTACCTCGTCCTCAACGTGGCTGCCGGGATTGAAGGGTTTGTCCAAAGCCCGTCCTTTCGGCCCACATTTCCGGTGGCCTGGTGGCTGTCACTGTTGGGGGCAGTGGGCTGCATTATCGTGATGCTGGCGATCGATCCGGCAGCTACCGTGGTGGCCGCAACGATCGTTCTGGTCATTTACTTTTGGCTGCAGCAGCGATCGCTCATCGCCACCTGGGGAGATGCTCGCAATGGCTTGCGGCTGGCACTGCTGCGGGAAGGCATTTTCCAGCTCGACCCTGCTGCCGAAGATCCCCGCAGTTGGCGCCCCAATATCTTGGCCTTGACCGGCACACCTAAAAAAAGATGGGCGCTGGTGGAGTTTGCCGATGCGTTGGTCCACAATCGCGGCTTCATTACGATCGCCAGCATTTTGCCGAGTGGGTCGCGGGATGCGGCCCAAAAAACCAATATGGAAAGTACTATCCGGGATTATTTGGAGAAGCGGGGGGTGCAAGCACTGGTGCGGGTGATTGCCGCTCCCGATCCCTTGGATGGAGCGCTGCAACTGGTGGAAGCCTACGGTATCGGTCCGCTGGTGCCCAACACGGTGGTGCTGGGGGCCAATGGAGAGCCCGATCGCCGCGAGCGCTATTGTCAAACGATCGCCGATATTCATTGGGCGGGGCGAAGCGTTGTGGTGTTGCGGGAAAATGAAGCGCGCGGTTTTGGCCGCCGCCAGAAAATCGACGTGTGGTGGCGGGGCTTGCAGGGCAATGGCGCTCTGATGCTATTGCTGGCGGATCTCTTGCGCAACGACGTGGCTTGGCGCAACGCCGAGATTTGCCTCAACCTAGTGGTTGCAGATGAAAATGCAGCTCAATCGGCAGCGGCCAATTTGGCCGACTTGATTCGACAGTTGCGGGTGAGCAGGGCGCGATCGCAGGTGGTGGTGGCCGAAGGGCGATCGTTCGACACAATTTTGGCTGAGACTTCGCGCCATGCAGACCTGGTCTTTTTGGGCATGGCCCAGCCAGACGAGTCGTTTGCCGAACGGTATACCGAGCTAGAGGAACGCGCTGCGCAATTGCCAACCACAGTCTTCGTTTTGGCCGATCCAGATTTTGCCTTTCAAGACATCCTGTCAGCTCAGTAA